The DNA sequence CGGTCTGACCGGCGACCAGTTCCGCCTGTACGAGCTCATCTGGAAGCGCACCGTCGCCTCGCAGATGAAGGACGCGGTCGGCAACTCGGTGACCGTGAAGATCGGCGGCCGGTCGGCCGACGGCCGCGACGCGGAATTCTCGGCCTCCGGCAAGACGATCACCTTCCACGGGTTCATGAAGGCCTACGTCGAGGGCGCGGACGACCCGAACGCCGAGCTCGACGACCGTGAGAAGCGCCTCCCGCAGGTCGGCGAGGGCGACGCGCTGTCGGCCGAGGAGATCACGGTCGACGGTCACTCGACCAAGCCGCCGGCCCGCTACACCGAGGCCTCGCTGGTCAAGGAGCTGGAAGAGCGGGAGATCGGCCGGCCGTCGACGTACGCGTCGATCATCGGCACGATCCTGGACCGCGGGTACGTCTTCAAGAAGGGCACGGCGCTCGTGCCGTCCTTCCTGTCGTTCGCCGTGGTCAACCTGCTGGAGACGCACTTCGGGCGGCTCGTCGACTACGACTTCACCGCCAAGATGGAGGACGACCTCGACCGCATCGCGCGGGGCGAGGCCCAGTCCGTGCCGTGGCTGAAGCGGTTCTACTTCGGCGCGGAGGACGCCACCGAGGTCGTGCCGGCCGACGGCGACGCGCTCGGCGGTCTGAAGGAGCTGGTGACCGACCTGGGCGCGATCGACGCCCGGGAGATCTCCTCCTTCCCCGTCGGCGAGGGCATCGTGCTGCGCGTGGGCCGCTACGGGCCTTACGTGGAGCGCGGCGAGAAGGACGCCGAGGGACACCAGCGGGCGGACGTGCCCGAGGAGCTGGCCCCCGACGAGCTGACGGTCGAGTACGCGGAGGAGCTCTTCGCGAAGCCGAGCGGCGAGTTCGAGCTGGGCAAGGACCCGATCAGCGGGAACGAAATCGTCGCGAAGGACGGTCGCTACGGGCCGTACGTGACGGAGATCCTGCCCGAGGGCACCCCGAAGACGGGCAAGAACGCGGTGAAGCCGCGGACGGCCTCCCTGTTCCAGTCGATGAGCCTGGACACGGTCACGCTCGAGGACGCACTGCGTCTGATGTCCCTTCCCCGGGTCGTGGGCGTGGACGCGGAGGGCGCGGAGATCACCGCGCAGAACGGCCGCTACGGCCCGTACCTGAAGAAGGGCACGGACTCGCGGTCGCTGGAGACCGAGGACCAGCTCTTCGCGATCACCCTGGAGCAGGCGCTCGCGATCTACGCGCAGCCGAAGCAGCGGGGGCGCGCGGCCGCGAAGCCGCCGCTGAAGGAGCTGGGCACCGACCCGGTGAGCGAGAAGCCGGTGGTGGTCAAGGACGGCCGGTTCGGTCCGTACGTGACGGACGGCGACACTAACGCGACGCTGCGGCGGGACGACGACGTCGAGACGATCACGCCGGAGCGGGGCTACGAGCTGCTCGCGGAGAAGCGCGCCAAGGGCCCGGTGAAGAAGACGGCCAAGAAGGCGCCCGCGAAGAAGGCCCCGGCGAAGAAGGCGACGGCGACGAAGACCGCTGCCGCCAAGAAGACGACGACGGCCAAGAAGGCGACGGCGGCGAAGAAGACCACCGCCAAGAAGACGGCCGCGAAGAAGACGGCGGCCGCTGCGGCGGACGAGTAGACGCCGAGTAGGCGCCGAGTAGTCACAGACAGGGCCCGTGCGATGCGCACGGGCCCTGTCTGTGTTTTCCAGCCGTCCGGCGTTTGAGGACCGGGGTCTGGGCTGCGCCCCAGCAGCGGGTCAGGGCTGCGCCCCGGGAACGGTGGAAGGGCGGGTAGGGGACCAGCCCCGCGCAGCGGCACCGGCCCTCGGGCAGGGCCCCCGGAGAGGTGGGTCGGGGGTCACACCGGGCCTTGTCCACAGGGCTCCGCGCCCGCCCAGTGCAGCGGATAGGCTGGGCGGATGACGCGAGCCGAGCAGCCAACGGTCGTGACCGCCACCACCGACACCGCCCCCACCTACGACGAAGCCCTCGCCGCGGACTCCCGCGAGCGGGCGGTGCGCGCCCTGCTGCGCACCCCCGGGCTGCGCCGGCTGTGGAGCGCGCAGTTGGTGAGCGGCATCGGCGATGCCCTCGCCCTGCTGGTCCTGGTGCTGCTGGTCTTCCAGACGGCCGTGGAGCAGGAGCCCTTCGGCGGTGGCTACACCGGCTGGGCCCTCGCCGTCGCCGCCGTCTTCGGCGTCCGCGTGGTGTCCACCGTCCTCTTCGGCGCGGTCCTCCTGGGCCCCCTGGCCAAGCTCACCGCCCCCGGCGGCACGCTGGACCGCCGCTGGACGATGATCGGCGCCGACGGGCTCCGGCTCGGCCTCTTCGTCGTGGCCCCGCTGTGGCTCGACTGGATCGGCCCGAACGCGCTGACCGCCCTGCTCGCCACCGTCTTCGTCTCCGGCGCCGCCGAGCGGCTGTGGGTGCTGGCCAAGGACAGCGCCGCGCCCGGCCTGCTTCCGGCGCCGCCGCCGGAGGGGGCGACCGTACGGCCTCTGCCCGATCACCTCGACGCACTGCGCCGGCTGAACCTGCGTACCGCCTTCGCGGCCCTGCCGATCGCCGCGGCCGCGCTGCTCGCCGCGACCCTGATCGGCAAGGCGCTCGGCCTCGGCATCGGCTGGTTCACCGAGAACCAGGCGGCCCTCGGCTCCTACGTGGCCTCCGGCCTCTTCGCGGCGTCCGTATCGCTGCTGCTCCCGCTGGTGCTGCCCGGCACGAAGACCCCGCGTCCGCGCTCCCCGCTGGAGGGCCTGCGCGCCCCCAAGGCGGGGGACCGGCCCGAGAAGGGGCGTACGGGGGCCATCCCGCTGCTCGTCCTCGTCTGCGCCGCCGTCGCCGGAGCCGTCGCCTCCGCCGCCTCCGTGGCCGTCCTGCACGCCACCGACCTGGGGGGCGGAGCAGCCGCGTTCTCGCTGCTCGTACTGGCCCTGCTCGGCGGCACCGCCCTCGGCATCCGTGCCACCCAGGCCGGCAAGGTCCTCCCCGCGCTGTCCCGGCGCCGTCTGCTGGCACTGTCCGTCGCCGTGGCCGGGCTGGCACTGCTGCTGACCGGGCTGGTTCCGGACACCTCGACGGTGGTGTTCCTCTCGCTGCTCGCCGGCAGCGCCGCGGGCGTCGCCGCGAACACCGGGCACACGCTGCTCGACCAGGAGACCGAGGAGTTCCGCAGGGCCCGGGTCACCGAGCACCTGCAGGCCGTCGTCCGGGTCTCCGTGGCCGTCGGGGCCGTGGCCGCCCCGCTGCTGGCCGCCCTGATCGGACCGCACCGGCTGGCCGCCGGCGAGGTCGTCTTCGCGCACGGCGGCGCGGCCTTCACGCTGATGCTGGTCGGCGCCCTGCTGCTGCCGGTCGCCGTCATCGTCCTGGCCAAGGCCGACGACCGCAGCGGCGTTCCGCTGCGCCGCGACCTGCGCGAGGCGCTGCGCGGCGGGGAGCCGGTGCAGGCCGCGTCCGACGCCGGGTTCTTCATCGCCCTGGAGGGCGGCGACGGAGCCGGCAAGTCCACCCAGGTCGAGGCGATGGCCGACTGGATACGGGCCAAGGGTCACGAGGTCGTCGTCACGCGCGAGCCCGGGGCCACCCCGGTCGGCAAGCGGCTGCGATCGATCCTGCTCGACGTGTCCTCCGCCGGCCTGTCGAACCGCGCCGAGGCCCTGCTGTACGCGGCCGACCGCGCCGAGCACGTGGACACCGTCGTACGGCCCGCCCTGGAGCGCGGCGCGGTGGTCATCACCGACCGCTACATCGACTCCTCGGTGGCCTACCAGGGCGCCGGCCGGGACCTCTCCCCGACCGAGATCGCCCGTATCTCGCGCTGGGCCACGAGCGGCCTCGTACCGAACCTGACGGTACTGCTCGACGTGTCGCCGGAAACGGCCCGCGAGCGGTTCACGGAGGCGCCGGACCGGCTGGAATCGGAACCGGCGGAGTTCCACCAGCGGGTGCGGGCCGGATTCCTGACCCTGGCCGCGGCCGACCCCGGGCGCTACCTGGTGGTCGACGCGGGCCAGGACCCGGAGTCGGTCAGCACCGTCGTGCGCCACAGGCTGGACCGGATGCTCCCGCTGTCGGAGGCCGAGGTGGCCGCGCGGGCGGAAGCCCGCCGGCTCGCCATCGAGGAGGCCGCGCGCAAGGCCGAGGAAGAGGCGGCCCGCAAGGCCGAGGAAGCCCGGCTGCTGGCTGAGGAAGAGGCCCGCAAGGCCCGCGAGGCGGAGGAGGCCCGGCTCGCGGCCGAGGCCGAGGCCGCCCGCAAGGAGCGCGAGGAGCGGCTGCGCGCCGAGGAGGAGGCCCGCGAGCGGGCCGAGGCCGAGCGGCTGCGGCTGGAGGCCGAGGAGAAGGCCCGCGCGGTGGAGGCCGAGCGGCTGCGCAAGCAGGCGGAGGAGGAGGCCCGGCTGCACGCCGAGGCCGAGGAGCGCCGGCTGGAGAAGCAGCGGCGGGCCGAGGAGGCCCTGCTGAGGGCCGAGGAGGCACGGCGGCTGGCCGAGGCCTCGGCGGCGGAGGCGGCGGCGAAGTCCGCTGCTGCCTCGGCTGCGGCTGCGTCGGCGTCCGCAGCTCCGGCGGCTCCCGGCGCTTCCGCGCCCCAGGCCGATCTGCGCAAGGACTCGCGCCGCGACGAGGCCGTGACGATCGAGACTCCGATCGTCAGGCCGGTCGTGCAGCCGGACGATGTCACCCAGACGGTCCCGGTCCCGAAGGCCGATCCTTCGGCGGGTCCCGCGGACGAGACGGCAGTGCTGCCGCCCGTCCGGGCGACGGGTCCGGCGGACGAGACGGCGGTCCTGCCGCCCGTACGCCCCACGGGCACGGGCGAGGGCTCGGGCTCGGGTGGGGCCGCGGCGACGCGGCCGGCGGCGCCCAGGGCCTCGTACTCCGCGTCGCGGCCGACGGCCCAGCGGCCTGAGGAGAACCCGGCCGACCGGGTCCCGCCGGGCATCTTCCGGGACTCGGGCAACGACGCGACCCGCGAACTGCCGCTCCTCGCCGAGGACGGCCGGCCGCGCCGGCCCCGCTCGGACTGGGCGGAGGAGACCCCGCTGGACGATCTGCCGACCCTGGCGGACGAGCTGCTGGGACGGAGCCGGGACGACGAGGACGAGCAGGGCCGGGGGCCGCGCCGCCGCTGACGGTGGCGGTGGCGGTTGATGGCGTGACGGTGGTGGCGCCGTGACGGCGTGACGGCGTGAGGGCTTGACGGCGGTGGTCGTCGTGGGGACCGGCTGACGGGGATTGTCAGTGGGAGCCGCCACACTGGGTGAGCAGACGGCACG is a window from the Streptomyces sp. NBC_01244 genome containing:
- the tmk gene encoding dTMP kinase — its product is MTRAEQPTVVTATTDTAPTYDEALAADSRERAVRALLRTPGLRRLWSAQLVSGIGDALALLVLVLLVFQTAVEQEPFGGGYTGWALAVAAVFGVRVVSTVLFGAVLLGPLAKLTAPGGTLDRRWTMIGADGLRLGLFVVAPLWLDWIGPNALTALLATVFVSGAAERLWVLAKDSAAPGLLPAPPPEGATVRPLPDHLDALRRLNLRTAFAALPIAAAALLAATLIGKALGLGIGWFTENQAALGSYVASGLFAASVSLLLPLVLPGTKTPRPRSPLEGLRAPKAGDRPEKGRTGAIPLLVLVCAAVAGAVASAASVAVLHATDLGGGAAAFSLLVLALLGGTALGIRATQAGKVLPALSRRRLLALSVAVAGLALLLTGLVPDTSTVVFLSLLAGSAAGVAANTGHTLLDQETEEFRRARVTEHLQAVVRVSVAVGAVAAPLLAALIGPHRLAAGEVVFAHGGAAFTLMLVGALLLPVAVIVLAKADDRSGVPLRRDLREALRGGEPVQAASDAGFFIALEGGDGAGKSTQVEAMADWIRAKGHEVVVTREPGATPVGKRLRSILLDVSSAGLSNRAEALLYAADRAEHVDTVVRPALERGAVVITDRYIDSSVAYQGAGRDLSPTEIARISRWATSGLVPNLTVLLDVSPETARERFTEAPDRLESEPAEFHQRVRAGFLTLAAADPGRYLVVDAGQDPESVSTVVRHRLDRMLPLSEAEVAARAEARRLAIEEAARKAEEEAARKAEEARLLAEEEARKAREAEEARLAAEAEAARKEREERLRAEEEARERAEAERLRLEAEEKARAVEAERLRKQAEEEARLHAEAEERRLEKQRRAEEALLRAEEARRLAEASAAEAAAKSAAASAAAASASAAPAAPGASAPQADLRKDSRRDEAVTIETPIVRPVVQPDDVTQTVPVPKADPSAGPADETAVLPPVRATGPADETAVLPPVRPTGTGEGSGSGGAAATRPAAPRASYSASRPTAQRPEENPADRVPPGIFRDSGNDATRELPLLAEDGRPRRPRSDWAEETPLDDLPTLADELLGRSRDDEDEQGRGPRRR
- the topA gene encoding type I DNA topoisomerase, with translation MSPTSETAKGGRRLVIVESPAKAKTIKGYLGPGYVVEASVGHIRDLPSGAAEVPDKYTGEVRRLGVDVEHDFAPIYVVNADKKAQVRKLKELLAESDELFLATDEDREGEAIAWHLQEVLKPKVPVHRMVFHEITKDAIRDAVANPRELNQRMVDAQETRRILDRLYGYEVSPVLWKKVMPKLSAGRVQSVATRMVVEKERERIAFRSAEYWDLTGTFATGRAGDASDPSTLVARLNTVDGKRVAQGRDFGSTGQLKSEVLHLDEANARALAAALAETSFAVRSVESKPYRRSPYAPFRTTTLQQEASRKLGFGAKATMQVAQKLYENGFITYMRTDSTTLSDTAVSAARAQVTQLYGAEYLPEKPRVYAGKVKNAQEAHEAIRPSGDRFRTPAETGLTGDQFRLYELIWKRTVASQMKDAVGNSVTVKIGGRSADGRDAEFSASGKTITFHGFMKAYVEGADDPNAELDDREKRLPQVGEGDALSAEEITVDGHSTKPPARYTEASLVKELEEREIGRPSTYASIIGTILDRGYVFKKGTALVPSFLSFAVVNLLETHFGRLVDYDFTAKMEDDLDRIARGEAQSVPWLKRFYFGAEDATEVVPADGDALGGLKELVTDLGAIDAREISSFPVGEGIVLRVGRYGPYVERGEKDAEGHQRADVPEELAPDELTVEYAEELFAKPSGEFELGKDPISGNEIVAKDGRYGPYVTEILPEGTPKTGKNAVKPRTASLFQSMSLDTVTLEDALRLMSLPRVVGVDAEGAEITAQNGRYGPYLKKGTDSRSLETEDQLFAITLEQALAIYAQPKQRGRAAAKPPLKELGTDPVSEKPVVVKDGRFGPYVTDGDTNATLRRDDDVETITPERGYELLAEKRAKGPVKKTAKKAPAKKAPAKKATATKTAAAKKTTTAKKATAAKKTTAKKTAAKKTAAAAADE